A single Hippocampus zosterae strain Florida chromosome 17, ASM2543408v3, whole genome shotgun sequence DNA region contains:
- the elac2 gene encoding zinc phosphodiesterase ELAC protein 2: MNVLSAVTSCVSAAARPLLLAPRRCPLLRPAWHPCRSMADNRNHNNKMEKRPAKQQAKPLRRLKGKESRNKRGDVHGPATVYVQVVGAGSRDNAASLYVFSEYNRYLFNCGEGTQRLMHEHKLRASRLDNIFLTRMSWENVGGLSGMILTLKDTGVPDCVLSGPPQLESYVKAIKTFSGPLDSIKLSVRPYTDQTYTDDTMTVVQVPIFAPAGNSPGQPSPGSSRSPSPTSHTRDGDQPDHAKDQAGDKRTVTRDSSLVVAFICKLHPKKGNFLVVEAKELGLPVGTAAIGPLIATLKSGKSVTYDGKEIRPEQVCTPTDPGLAFVIVECPSEEFVTPLCNSQHFSRYHNGGPEDAPALVVHITPEALLNTDQYQDWMKRFPASTEHLILNEHAGSAHNVRSHKIQAQLNMIHPDVFPHLTTYTPKDPRASVETSTVRAECLLKFQLRPVIEWQRDAIPPCNHEEFVKEAYDVPNFLQEVDKCRHLRSSTSAVPAGQAEYPEFVFLGTGSALPMKIRNVSSTLVNISAGRSLLLDCGEGTFGQLCRHYGDGVDEVLSHISAVFVSHMHADHHTGLVKLLYQRQRALATLGKAWSPVLLLAPRDMLSWLRQYHDGCEEILHHINFIPNDVLRHKADTPKPRTQALIAALLKDNALEKFETCTVRHCKNAFACSLTHQSGWKLVFSGDTMPCDALVHMGKKATLLIHEATLEDGLEEEAVDKRHSTTSQAIDVGMRMQADFIMLNHFSQRYAKIPLFSQDFTERVGISFDHMRVRLGDLKVLPALIPALKTLFAEDLEEMEERRERRELRQKRTSDGDASQEHDAAVVLHAKRLKSS; this comes from the exons ATGAACGTGCTGAGTGCTGTCACTTCGTGCGTGTCCGCCGCCGCTCGTCCACTGCTCCTCGCCCCGCGTCGTTGTCCTCTTCTGCGGCCTGCCTGGCACCCGTGTCGTTCAATGGCCGACAACAGGAACCACAACAACAAGATGGAGAAGAGACCCGCCAAGCAGCAAGCAAAGCCGCTGCGGAGGCTGAAGGGCAAAGAGAGCCGCAACAAACGAGGCGACGTGCACGGCCCCGCCACCGTATACGTGCAGGTGGTTGGCGCCGGAAGTCGAGACAACGCTGCGTCACTTTACGTCTTCTCCGAATACAAcag GTATTTGTTCAACTGTGGAGAAGGGACGCAGAGACTCATGCACGAACACAA GCTGCGAGCGTCCCGACTGGACAATATCTTCTTGACCCGAATGAGCTGGGAAAACGTGGGCGGGCTTTCTGGAATGATCCTCACCTTGAAGGACACCGGAGTCCCCGACTGCGTTCTCTCGGGACCCCCTCAGCTG GAGAGCTACGTGAAGGCCATCAAGACTTTCTCTGGGCCGCTGGACAGCATCAAACTTT CCGTTCGTCCATACACGGACCAAACATACACGGACGACACCATGACCGTTGTGCAAGTTCCCATCTTTG CCCCAGCAGGGAACAGCCCTGGCCAGCCCTCTCCAGGAAGTAGCCGCTCCCCAAGCCCGACCTCCCACACAAGAGATGGCGACCAACCCGATCATGCCAAAGACCAAGCAG GCGACAAAAGAACAGTTACAAGAGACTCCTCACTGGTGGTCGCGTTCATATGCAAA CTTCATCCCAAGAAAGGCAACTTCTTGGTGGTCGAGGCCAAAGAACTTGGACTTCCTGT TGGCACGGCGGCGATTGGCCCACTTATCGCCACTCTGAAAAGCGGGAAAAGCGTCACATATGATGGCAAAGAG ATCCGACCGGAGCAGGTGTGCACGCCCACCGATCCGGGGCTGGCGTTTGTCATCGTGGAGTGTCCGTCCGAGGAGTTTGTCACGCCTCTATGCAACAGTCAGCACTTCTCAAG GTATCACAACGGGGGGCCGGAGGACGCCCCTGCTCTCGTGGTGCACATCACTCCAGAGGCGCTGCTGAACACGGATCAGTACCAAGATTGGATGAAAAG GTTCCCAGCCAGCACCGAGCACCTGATCCTGAACGAGCACGCTGGCTCCGCCCACAACGTCCGCAGCCACAAGATCCAAGCGCAGCTCAACATGATCCACCCCGACGTCTTCCCGCACCTCACCACCTACACGCCTAAA GATCCCCGGGCATCTGTTGAGACGTCCACTGTGCGAGCCGAGTGTCTGCTGAAGTTTCAGCTGCGACCGGTCATCGAGTGGCAAAG agACGCCATCCCCCCCTGCAATCACGAGGAGTTTGTCAAAGAAGCCTATGATGTCCCCAACTTTTTGCAGGAAGTGGACAAATGTCGCCATCTGCGCTCAAGCACATCCGCAGTGCCTGCTG GACAAGCAGAATATCCCGAGTTTGTTTTTCTGGGAACTGGATCGGCCCTGCCCATGAAAATCCGAAACGTCAGCAGCACTTTAGTCAACATCAG CGCGGGCCGTTCACTGCTGTTGGATTGCGGCGAGGGGACCTTCGGTCAGCTGTGCAGACACTACGGCGACGGCGTGGACGAGGTTCTGTCCCACATCTCGGCCGTGTTTGTGTCGCACATGCACGCCGACCATCACACG GGTCTGGTCAAGCTGCTGTATCAAAGACAACGTGCCCTG GCGACTCTCGGGAAAGCCTGGAGTCCCGTGTTGCTGCTGGCTCCCCGGGACATGTTGAGCTGGCTGCGGCAGTATCACGACGGCTGCGAGGAGATCCTCCATCACATCAA CTTCATTCCAAACGACGTCCTACGCCACAAAGCTGACACTCCCAAGCCGAGGACGCAAGCGTTGATCGCGGCGTTACTGAAGGACAACGCCTTGGAAAAG TTTGAGACGTGCACAGTCCGTCACTGCAAGAACGCCTTCGCCTGCAGCCTGACTCACCAGTCGGGCTGGAAGTTGGTCTTCTCCGGAGACACCATGCCGTGCGACGCTCTGGTGCACATGG GGAAGAAGGCCACCCTGCTGATCCACGAGGCCACGCTGGAGGATGGCTTGGAGGAGGAAGCGGTGGACAAGCGGCACAG CACGACATCACAGGCGATCGACGTGGGCATGAGGATGCAGGCCGACTTCATCATGCTGAATCATTTCAGCCAGCGCTACGCAAAGATCCCGCTCTTCAGCCAAGACTTCACCGAGCGAGTGGGCATCTCCTTTGACCACATGCGG GTGCGCCTGGGAGACTTGAAGGTCCTCCCGGCTCTAATCCCGGCACTCAAAACACTCTTCGCCGAGGATCTGGAAGAAATGGAGGAGAGACGAGAGCGACGGGAGCTCAGGCAGAAACGGACAAGCGACGGCGACGCCAGCCAAGAGCATGACGCCGCTGTTGTTCTCCACGCCAAGAGACTGAAGAGCAGCTGA
- the map2k4a gene encoding dual specificity mitogen-activated protein kinase kinase 4a isoform X3, whose translation MEFKHTTMASPGPNKTSAASSNNSGTMNATAAGHHQPLQHISSVSSLQDANTCWRCQSETALKLNFANPPIKPTTRFALNTGGQPFQNPHIERLRTHSIESSGKLKLSPEQLWDFTAEDLKDLGEIGRGAYGSVNKMVHKPSNQIMAVKRIRSTVDEKEQKQLLMDLDVVVRSSDCPYIVQFYGALFREGDCWICMELMATSLDKFYKFVYCSLDDVIPEEILGKITLATVKALNHLKENLKIIHRDIKPSNILLDRNGNIKLCDFGISGQLVDSIAKTRDAGCRPYMAPERIDPCASRQGYDVRSDVWSLGITLYELATGRFPYPKWNSVFDQLTQVVRGDPPQLSNSDERRFSPKFISFVNVCLTKDESKRPKYKELLKDPFIQMYEERPVDVAAYVCRLMDQMPASPSSPSYMD comes from the exons ATGGAATTTAAACACACAACAATGGCGAGTCCCGGTCCGAACAAGACCTCCGCGGCCAGCAGTAACAACAGCGGCACGATGAACGCCACCGCTGCTGGCCACCATCAGCCTTTGCAGCATATTAGCAGCGTGAGCAGCCTGCagg ATGCCAACACGTGCTGGAGGTGTCAGAGTGAAACAG CCCTCAAGCTGAACTTTGCCAACCCGCCCATCAAACCTACCACCAGATTCGCACTGAACACGGGTGGACAACCCTTCCAGAACCCGCACAT CGAGAGGCTGCGAACGCACAGCATCGAGTCATCTGGCAAGCTGAAGCTATCGCCTGAGCAGCTTTGGGACTTTACGGCAGAAGACTTGAAGGACTTGGGCGAGATCGGTCGCGGGGCGTACGGCTCTGTCAACAAGATGGTGCACAAGCCCAGCAACCAGATCATGGCGGTCAAG AGGATCCGCTCAACGGTGGACGAGAAGGAGCAGAAGCAGCTCCTCATGGACTTGGACGTGGTGGTGCGCAGCAGCGATTGTCCATACATCGTGCAGTTCTACGGAGCTCTTTTCAGAGAG GGCGACTGCTGGATCTGCATGGAACTCATGGCTACCTCCTTAGACAAGTTCTACAAGTTTGTGTACTGCTCACTAGACGACGTCATTCCTGAGGAAATCTTGGGGAAAATTACTTTAGCC ACTGTGAAAGCACTTAACCACCTAAAAGAAAACTTGAAAATAATCCACCGAG ACATCAAGCCGTCAAACATTCTCCTGGACAGAAACGGGAACATCAAGCTGTGCGACTTCGGCATCAGCGGCCAGTTGGTGGACTCCATCGCCAAAACGCGCGACGCCGGATGCCGACCGTATATGGCA cctGAGCGAATTGACCCCTGTGCGTCACGACAAGGTTACGACGTGCGCTCGGACGTTTGGAGTTTGGGAATCACGTTG TACGAGCTGGCGACAGGGCGTTTCCCGTACCCCAAATGGAACAGCGTGTTCGATCAGCTGACTCAGGTGGTCCGGGGGGACCCCCCGCAGCTCAGCAACTCTGACGAGAGGCGCTTCTCGCCCAAATTCATCTCCTTCGTCAACGTGTG CCTTACCAAGGACGAGTCCAAAAGGCCAAAATACAAAGAGCTGCTG AAAGATCCATTTATTCAGATGTACGAGGAGCGTCCTGTGGACGTGGCCGCTTACGTGTGCAGACTTATGGATCAGATGCCGGCTTCTCCCAGCTCGCCATCGTACATGGACTAA
- the map2k4a gene encoding dual specificity mitogen-activated protein kinase kinase 4a isoform X2 — MEFKHTTMASPGPNKTSAASSNNSGTMNATAAGHHQPLQHISSVSSLQDANTCWRCQSETGKRKALKLNFANPPIKPTTRFALNTGGQPFQNPHIERLRTHSIESSGKLKLSPEQLWDFTAEDLKDLGEIGRGAYGSVNKMVHKPSNQIMAVKRIRSTVDEKEQKQLLMDLDVVVRSSDCPYIVQFYGALFREGDCWICMELMATSLDKFYKFVYCSLDDVIPEEILGKITLATVKALNHLKENLKIIHRDIKPSNILLDRNGNIKLCDFGISGQLVDSIAKTRDAGCRPYMAPERIDPCASRQGYDVRSDVWSLGITLYELATGRFPYPKWNSVFDQLTQVVRGDPPQLSNSDERRFSPKFISFVNVCLTKDESKRPKYKELLKDPFIQMYEERPVDVAAYVCRLMDQMPASPSSPSYMD; from the exons ATGGAATTTAAACACACAACAATGGCGAGTCCCGGTCCGAACAAGACCTCCGCGGCCAGCAGTAACAACAGCGGCACGATGAACGCCACCGCTGCTGGCCACCATCAGCCTTTGCAGCATATTAGCAGCGTGAGCAGCCTGCagg ATGCCAACACGTGCTGGAGGTGTCAGAGTGAAACAG gtaAACGTAAAGCCCTCAAGCTGAACTTTGCCAACCCGCCCATCAAACCTACCACCAGATTCGCACTGAACACGGGTGGACAACCCTTCCAGAACCCGCACAT CGAGAGGCTGCGAACGCACAGCATCGAGTCATCTGGCAAGCTGAAGCTATCGCCTGAGCAGCTTTGGGACTTTACGGCAGAAGACTTGAAGGACTTGGGCGAGATCGGTCGCGGGGCGTACGGCTCTGTCAACAAGATGGTGCACAAGCCCAGCAACCAGATCATGGCGGTCAAG AGGATCCGCTCAACGGTGGACGAGAAGGAGCAGAAGCAGCTCCTCATGGACTTGGACGTGGTGGTGCGCAGCAGCGATTGTCCATACATCGTGCAGTTCTACGGAGCTCTTTTCAGAGAG GGCGACTGCTGGATCTGCATGGAACTCATGGCTACCTCCTTAGACAAGTTCTACAAGTTTGTGTACTGCTCACTAGACGACGTCATTCCTGAGGAAATCTTGGGGAAAATTACTTTAGCC ACTGTGAAAGCACTTAACCACCTAAAAGAAAACTTGAAAATAATCCACCGAG ACATCAAGCCGTCAAACATTCTCCTGGACAGAAACGGGAACATCAAGCTGTGCGACTTCGGCATCAGCGGCCAGTTGGTGGACTCCATCGCCAAAACGCGCGACGCCGGATGCCGACCGTATATGGCA cctGAGCGAATTGACCCCTGTGCGTCACGACAAGGTTACGACGTGCGCTCGGACGTTTGGAGTTTGGGAATCACGTTG TACGAGCTGGCGACAGGGCGTTTCCCGTACCCCAAATGGAACAGCGTGTTCGATCAGCTGACTCAGGTGGTCCGGGGGGACCCCCCGCAGCTCAGCAACTCTGACGAGAGGCGCTTCTCGCCCAAATTCATCTCCTTCGTCAACGTGTG CCTTACCAAGGACGAGTCCAAAAGGCCAAAATACAAAGAGCTGCTG AAAGATCCATTTATTCAGATGTACGAGGAGCGTCCTGTGGACGTGGCCGCTTACGTGTGCAGACTTATGGATCAGATGCCGGCTTCTCCCAGCTCGCCATCGTACATGGACTAA
- the map2k4a gene encoding dual specificity mitogen-activated protein kinase kinase 4a isoform X1, with product MEFKHTTMASPGPNKTSAASSNNSGTMNATAAGHHQPLQHISSVSSLQDANTCWRCQSETGFQINLSGAPPSKRKALKLNFANPPIKPTTRFALNTGGQPFQNPHIERLRTHSIESSGKLKLSPEQLWDFTAEDLKDLGEIGRGAYGSVNKMVHKPSNQIMAVKRIRSTVDEKEQKQLLMDLDVVVRSSDCPYIVQFYGALFREGDCWICMELMATSLDKFYKFVYCSLDDVIPEEILGKITLATVKALNHLKENLKIIHRDIKPSNILLDRNGNIKLCDFGISGQLVDSIAKTRDAGCRPYMAPERIDPCASRQGYDVRSDVWSLGITLYELATGRFPYPKWNSVFDQLTQVVRGDPPQLSNSDERRFSPKFISFVNVCLTKDESKRPKYKELLKDPFIQMYEERPVDVAAYVCRLMDQMPASPSSPSYMD from the exons ATGGAATTTAAACACACAACAATGGCGAGTCCCGGTCCGAACAAGACCTCCGCGGCCAGCAGTAACAACAGCGGCACGATGAACGCCACCGCTGCTGGCCACCATCAGCCTTTGCAGCATATTAGCAGCGTGAGCAGCCTGCagg ATGCCAACACGTGCTGGAGGTGTCAGAGTGAAACAG GCTTTCAGATTAACCTGTCTGGAGCCCCCCCAA gtaAACGTAAAGCCCTCAAGCTGAACTTTGCCAACCCGCCCATCAAACCTACCACCAGATTCGCACTGAACACGGGTGGACAACCCTTCCAGAACCCGCACAT CGAGAGGCTGCGAACGCACAGCATCGAGTCATCTGGCAAGCTGAAGCTATCGCCTGAGCAGCTTTGGGACTTTACGGCAGAAGACTTGAAGGACTTGGGCGAGATCGGTCGCGGGGCGTACGGCTCTGTCAACAAGATGGTGCACAAGCCCAGCAACCAGATCATGGCGGTCAAG AGGATCCGCTCAACGGTGGACGAGAAGGAGCAGAAGCAGCTCCTCATGGACTTGGACGTGGTGGTGCGCAGCAGCGATTGTCCATACATCGTGCAGTTCTACGGAGCTCTTTTCAGAGAG GGCGACTGCTGGATCTGCATGGAACTCATGGCTACCTCCTTAGACAAGTTCTACAAGTTTGTGTACTGCTCACTAGACGACGTCATTCCTGAGGAAATCTTGGGGAAAATTACTTTAGCC ACTGTGAAAGCACTTAACCACCTAAAAGAAAACTTGAAAATAATCCACCGAG ACATCAAGCCGTCAAACATTCTCCTGGACAGAAACGGGAACATCAAGCTGTGCGACTTCGGCATCAGCGGCCAGTTGGTGGACTCCATCGCCAAAACGCGCGACGCCGGATGCCGACCGTATATGGCA cctGAGCGAATTGACCCCTGTGCGTCACGACAAGGTTACGACGTGCGCTCGGACGTTTGGAGTTTGGGAATCACGTTG TACGAGCTGGCGACAGGGCGTTTCCCGTACCCCAAATGGAACAGCGTGTTCGATCAGCTGACTCAGGTGGTCCGGGGGGACCCCCCGCAGCTCAGCAACTCTGACGAGAGGCGCTTCTCGCCCAAATTCATCTCCTTCGTCAACGTGTG CCTTACCAAGGACGAGTCCAAAAGGCCAAAATACAAAGAGCTGCTG AAAGATCCATTTATTCAGATGTACGAGGAGCGTCCTGTGGACGTGGCCGCTTACGTGTGCAGACTTATGGATCAGATGCCGGCTTCTCCCAGCTCGCCATCGTACATGGACTAA
- the map2k4a gene encoding dual specificity mitogen-activated protein kinase kinase 4a isoform X4, producing MRNDGKRKALKLNFANPPIKPTTRFALNTGGQPFQNPHIERLRTHSIESSGKLKLSPEQLWDFTAEDLKDLGEIGRGAYGSVNKMVHKPSNQIMAVKRIRSTVDEKEQKQLLMDLDVVVRSSDCPYIVQFYGALFREGDCWICMELMATSLDKFYKFVYCSLDDVIPEEILGKITLATVKALNHLKENLKIIHRDIKPSNILLDRNGNIKLCDFGISGQLVDSIAKTRDAGCRPYMAPERIDPCASRQGYDVRSDVWSLGITLYELATGRFPYPKWNSVFDQLTQVVRGDPPQLSNSDERRFSPKFISFVNVCLTKDESKRPKYKELLKDPFIQMYEERPVDVAAYVCRLMDQMPASPSSPSYMD from the exons ATGCGCAACGACG gtaAACGTAAAGCCCTCAAGCTGAACTTTGCCAACCCGCCCATCAAACCTACCACCAGATTCGCACTGAACACGGGTGGACAACCCTTCCAGAACCCGCACAT CGAGAGGCTGCGAACGCACAGCATCGAGTCATCTGGCAAGCTGAAGCTATCGCCTGAGCAGCTTTGGGACTTTACGGCAGAAGACTTGAAGGACTTGGGCGAGATCGGTCGCGGGGCGTACGGCTCTGTCAACAAGATGGTGCACAAGCCCAGCAACCAGATCATGGCGGTCAAG AGGATCCGCTCAACGGTGGACGAGAAGGAGCAGAAGCAGCTCCTCATGGACTTGGACGTGGTGGTGCGCAGCAGCGATTGTCCATACATCGTGCAGTTCTACGGAGCTCTTTTCAGAGAG GGCGACTGCTGGATCTGCATGGAACTCATGGCTACCTCCTTAGACAAGTTCTACAAGTTTGTGTACTGCTCACTAGACGACGTCATTCCTGAGGAAATCTTGGGGAAAATTACTTTAGCC ACTGTGAAAGCACTTAACCACCTAAAAGAAAACTTGAAAATAATCCACCGAG ACATCAAGCCGTCAAACATTCTCCTGGACAGAAACGGGAACATCAAGCTGTGCGACTTCGGCATCAGCGGCCAGTTGGTGGACTCCATCGCCAAAACGCGCGACGCCGGATGCCGACCGTATATGGCA cctGAGCGAATTGACCCCTGTGCGTCACGACAAGGTTACGACGTGCGCTCGGACGTTTGGAGTTTGGGAATCACGTTG TACGAGCTGGCGACAGGGCGTTTCCCGTACCCCAAATGGAACAGCGTGTTCGATCAGCTGACTCAGGTGGTCCGGGGGGACCCCCCGCAGCTCAGCAACTCTGACGAGAGGCGCTTCTCGCCCAAATTCATCTCCTTCGTCAACGTGTG CCTTACCAAGGACGAGTCCAAAAGGCCAAAATACAAAGAGCTGCTG AAAGATCCATTTATTCAGATGTACGAGGAGCGTCCTGTGGACGTGGCCGCTTACGTGTGCAGACTTATGGATCAGATGCCGGCTTCTCCCAGCTCGCCATCGTACATGGACTAA